CATATTCTTCATATAGGCCCATACTCCTCTGATGGCATTCAGAGAAGTAAGCCATCCTCTTTGTGACGGTGGTCTAGACATGACACCAAGCGTCAGCTTATGAAATTTGCTGGTGGCATCATTGTGATGTAAGTATGAAGGCTGGAAGAATCAACTATacataatatgtaaataaaatgaactaaataataaaaatatcacttatttagaagaaaaagcaaaagaaaagtaagaattatttttaaaaaatttaataacattaagtaggTAATATCTCTTTTAAATAAAGAGTTAAATATGATGGATTTTAATACCCTCTACTGAacctaattttagttttatttcagcttttttgcttcttctaattatatttttattgttctattgttgtcaaaaaaaaaacaaataattaaatgaaaattacactTTCAAgttgctattttttattattacagaaATTAATGTGCTTTATTAAATctataaattcatattattgcttaatatttataatattgaagGACACAGGAATAAAACCAagaatgtcaatttttttttttaattagttacttCTATTacctacttttattttttttttatgataaccTTACAGGTATAAGAGGGGGAATATAAGTATCCCTAATAtatgtattgaaaaaaaaattatttggaaatgaataaatgtttgttgtttatttcattaacaatgtgttctttaaaaaaaaacagtaccTATACTTAAttgggttttattattttaaagccaCTGGGTTTTGTCCACTACCAACCCTAATTTAGGACTGGTACTGGTAACCCCCACTGAgcaacttaagaaaaattattgaaatttaagggaattaagtaatattaaaagaatcttACCTATCCAGGTTGGCAGGAAAATAGTGCATTTTTGAGACTTCTTCCTCCCTTGAACCACATACAAGACAAGTTAACCCCATGTTTACAAggattatacctaaaaatagcACGATAAGGATACAACACTCTCACTTAATTTTAAGGGGTTAcctttaattgtttattattaaccaCAAAATGCTTAACTACTACAAACCAAAAAACAAGTCTCTTAACACAATAAACTCACAAAAAACTCtgacaaaaaaataacgaaaattcACAAAGAACTCACTTCAAAACACATAAACATAGAAAGACGCCATTTATTTTGATGTCCTTGGCAGTTGGCGGCGGTGTGCGGCATTGTCAGATCAAAAATTCATTACCACTCCTTCGCTTTTAATTGTAcacaaaagaagaagaaagaaaatactAAGTATTTGGTAATTATTTGAAAGTGCACACCTCTTGGCaacattcatttaataattaaacgTCGCTTGTGGCTTCATCTTCGTTTACCTTCTGTAAAGCTAAAAAAGGACGTCGGCATAGGAAAATGCATGTGTTAAAGTGAGATAGAACAATCGGATAAATTTGTAGGCATAGTTACGCGTCTCGATGGTTGTCTCTGGCCAAACATAGTAAAGAGATCGACGCGGTACTAGGCGATGAGAAAAGCGACGCGGTGCGCGTCGagataaaatttgcatttattgTCGCGTTGATACGGGACGGTTTTGATTGGTTTTTGCATGTTTTGGTTTAGAAAAGGTTGTTTGTTGGTACAGCATATACGCAATGGCTGAGCAAGTAAACATAATAACCTGCGTGTTTAACAGGCGTGCATTATGAAATGCTTCTCATCCAGATCATAGAAACCGTTATGTATTAGATGAGCTTTGGTCACAAGTAGCTACAGAATGTGGAATAACAGGCAAGTAAATTTTAAGTACatacctttattttatatacagagTCACTCATATTGAATAGGGAAATTATTTAGGTAATCTTTAAATGTGTCACGAATAAAAATTGCTTGATTGGGAACCCGACCTCTTGCATTCCAATTGGgtcttgtaaaattattatttgcaggACTTTCTGTGaccaattttaaatgcctttcgAAACCCTCTTTATCCAtgataatattatgtaaaagaCAAATTGCCTTAATTGTAATGTCGGCGAGTTGTTCGTTTGTTTCTATGGCTTTCgataatattctccattttgCATATATTATACCAAATGAACATTCAATCGTCTTCCTAGCTCTAGATAATCGCTGGTTAAAGTACTGCCTTTCAGGATTCAGAGTTTGTCTACTATAGGGTTTAAGCAAGTTTTCTTGTAGTGGATATGCTTCATCGGCTATGAAAACAAATGGCATTCGAATTTGCGTATGTGGTAGAGACTGTTCATTTGGTacatttaattgtttctttgAAAGTAATTTAGAGAAAGCCGAACTTTGAAAAGTACCCCCATCGGATTGTCGTCCATATCCTCCCACCTCTATTACAGTAAAGCGATAATTTGCATCACAGACTGCTTGAAGAACGAtcgaaaagaattttttataattaaagaacaTGCTTCCTGAATGACTgggacatttaatttttacgtGCTTGCCATCCAATGCACCTAAgcaattgggaaaattccagATTTTCATGTAATCTTCactgattttaatgaaatcatTCTGTGTTGGAACTGGCAAGTGTATTGGCTGTAATATATTCCATACCGCGTTAACAGTTTCTTTAACAATTGATCCAACTGTTGTAGCTCCCATGCGAAAAGTGAATGATAGGCTTTTGAAAGATTCCCCTGTAGCACAAtatctgcaataaaaaataataaaattttagttagtgTCAGTGATTAGGCTGtgttctattttaatttaacactaATGCTAGAATGAACCacttctgaaacaaaaaaaatcaatgttaaaaATAGCTTATTCGTAActgaaatccatttttttgcaGTGAAGGTGGCCCAaactaaatggaaaaatttaagagattatTTCCGAAGAGAACTGAAAAAACTTCCCATTCCACGGTCTGGTGATCCAGGGGACATTGCAATTAAATCCCACTGGccctattttaaaagtttgttatTCTTAAAGGATCAATTTAGGCCTCGACAAGCAACGGAAAATTTGGTAGATTCTTTGGATGAATCGCTTGCTACGGACGTGCAATCTGATGTGAATTCTGATGACGATAGAGTGGAGACGGAAACAATAGACGATGTACAAGATCCCGTGAATGTCGAGCCATTGACACCTGCTTCTGTTGCTTCCGAAAACACTGAGGATTCATCTACAGGCACGTCAAGTCATTTTGCTGAACCTCGAACAGTTTTAAAGGGCCGACTccgtaaaagaaaaaataatgttgacgcTTTATTGGCCATCGAGGAACAGAAATTGGAGTTCATTAGAACAAAGAGGGCAAACATAAATGAAACCAAAGAAGATGAtcatctgtcattttttaagagtcTACTACCACACGTGAGAAAAATTACGGATAACAACATTTTGCATTTTAGAAATGGCGTTCCAGATCTGGTTCAGAGATATGCTTATGGCTATACTAATCAAATGAATCAGAATCAAGGAATCGAACCTTTCGATTATCCGATCAATCAGAATGCCCACTCCTACTGAATCTTTCGTTTTATGTTTTTACCGAAAAGAATATTTctacttagtttatttttgttcattttttccagtgttaatatattatgtttataatatattaacattattattaacataacatataaatattatgttttttgtacaaaaatatacattcaACTTACCTTAAAGTAATAACCAACCTCTCTTCCGGTCCAATGGGTTGTTTATTGTAGTTTGTCCAATTCATTTGTAGACATGGAGacactttttctaaaatatagttaaaagtAGCAATATCCATTCTCAAGTACTCGAAAAATCGGTCTGGATGCTGCTTGAGTTCAAAAAATAGTGTATGATACTGCCCAAATCGTTTGCGCGATTTATTAATGGGATGTACAGAGCAAGTTCTGTTTAAACCTCCCATTACAATAAGTCCGCGAAGCGCGGCattgtcaaataaaatttcatctTCACTGTCGGAAAACATTGTTTTGACTAAATTGAATTTGAAGAGTCTCAATTAATCGCGACTTCTGTCTCCTTACTATGTGTATGTCTCCTGCTACGTCGCTTATATCGTCGCTTACCTCGTCGCTGTGCCTCTAGCCTCGTCGTTCCACTATGTTTGTACCCATAGACGACGCGACGCGACGGTGTATTATAGAGCGCTCGCTAGCCAGCCAGCCACAGCCTAGTGCCCAGGCGTTATTTTGACAGGGTGGTTTTGTTTGAtgacattttgacttttaacttttattattgacgTAGGTATTTTGCTTGTTTACTAATTACAATGGAGAGGGATTTGTTCGTGGTCAGTCAGACAACTTACCCAttatataaacgtaaatattttaaaactataaattctattcaaaaataattaaaaataaacttttactttgacaccctgtttttcaaaaactaagcatttttcttAGACAAGGAAAATGAGCGGACCTGTAGTCACGCACCTGAAACGAGCTGCTTGCCACCAAATCTGCAAAAATGTCATCTGGCAATTATTTTTCctacgaaatttaaatcaaaacaatgaacatCCCACCTTGATGTAATATCCAAAAAGTAtagatttaaccaaaaattttacttaaaaaaaaacaagaatctcttaaaatacactcaaaaacaagtaAGCGTGTCACCATAATGCGAGAAAAAGTCGGCTCACTTCGTTAACATTGTAAATATAGGCTAATACCGGTCCAACCATTTTCCTTGTCTAAGGCGTTTTTCGACATAGAACATATGTACAtatgaacttattaaaatacaatacaatatttatagcaGGTATGTGGagcagacattttgaaaaacacaaacaacagcaaaaacatgcataataatattaacaaagcaGCGTGCGCGGTCGACATGCTAGCGTCGGTGTCGCGTCCACCTGGGCGCCTGTGACGTAACATCCCGGCCGCGCTggtacaaggaaaaaattaaacatggcgtatttattcgaactttgttaattaattgtgaagtaactataaatgctagagaactgaaataaattgctaaatttaagttggagcctgctcttttttactaaaaaataatcgaatgtCGTTTCCAAGCTCATTGCTTGGCTTGCCAGATAAAAATGTAACACTTACAACTTACTATcgattccttttaaaattttattaacacctCGACACCACCAAAATAAGGCACATCTAATAATAACCTGACAAACTTTATCCCCCAAACTATGTAACggacaatttaatatttttaaactaatattttaaatcttttttcctTTACATagatttttaacaatatatccACTTATGTAAACTACTATgtttgaagatatttttgtcTGCGTATCTAAATCTACTTCTTTTGGAATTTCAGGTATGTTAAGTGAATCAATATTATCTAGAGGTTTAATGCCAGGGTCCACTTCATCCTACAAAAACAACTTAAGTCGTCTAATGCTTCTTCACaagaatctttaaaaaaagttagatGCCGGCGAGTGTGaagctaaaaaattattgaccaaTAGTGTTTTAAATGACGTTGTGAAATGTGTGACACTTGGATTAGCATTTCTAACACCATGGCTACGGATATAGCTAAAAAAATTCTCCAAAGGGTCTTGGTTAAACGAAGcacttaaaataaacttaaaattatggACATTTAAAAGAACCCGTCTTAGATGCAAAAATCCTAATATTGTGAAATGGAAGTTTTTTAGCGTAGGAATGTAaacaaattgcttttttttaaggGAGAAAAATTTCATAGACTTAACTATTGGTAAAGCCTTACGCCAACATTACTCGTGCATGGATTTATTAGATATCATCCTCTTTAGAGGTTTGGACGGGGCTAACTACATTTTGACATTGCAACTGGCAAATAAGTCGTCCAGGAAAAGGATTAGATCTGCGGTATCTTCAGCTTCTCGTAGCAGATTAAAGTTGTCCTTTATACCTAGAATAAAGAAatggttaaaaataaacaaaatattttaagaataatttaatttcttaccccaattagaaattctttttattAGAATTCCTACAGTGTGGCTAAACAGCTGTGTACATGTctttacctttattttattgattttatgtgGAAGAACATGTTGATCAGTCAGTTTGCTACGTAGCTTTAAATCTGGGTTATGACTATCTTAGTTGTAAAATGCTCTTATATGATCCCCTTTTGCAATTTTAGATTTACCATTTTGTACAAAATGTAAATGTTTCTCCAAAAGATTGTTCCTCATACACTTAAACAGATGAGGAATATCAAATAAGGGAATTATTTCTTGGCCATTAACCAAAAATCCAAAATGGGTATTCTCCTGGTTATTTCGGAGACAAATTTCTTGCGTTTACTCAAGAAGCAAACTGACTGCTTTCTTATTTGTTGGTCCCTGGGGcctgtttcataaaaaatattagtccaatattattggcaaaaatctAGTAATATTAGTTTACATTATCAATTTATGTTTCATAAACTTattagataatattattaattattagcgTATTGGTTAATAAATTAGTACATTTTATTAGGATAATTTGAGAACTGTTTCATAAATACCTAGACTTcataaattttactaataaaattgatgTATTTTTATGAGTGTTTTTAGCATAATAATGTGAGTTAGAATAATAGAGTTAATTTGCAAAAGTTTACAAAATGGGCGATTCTGAATCAAGTGACGAGGAAGAGAGAGTTTTTGTGAGAAGACCAAGAATATTTAGGGAAcgaatttcctatttttatatagaagatACTTATGAATTTAATGAACGATTTAGGTTACCTAGTGCGAAGTTCTACgtaattttaaacagaatagAACAACAACTAGCCCACGATACAAGGCGAAATTACGCGTTAACGCCGAAACAGCAACTAATGGTTGCTTTACATTGGCTTGGAAGTGGCATGCAGTATCACAGTGCAGGAGATATGCATGACATCTCAAAAGCTACAGTATGCCGTATAGTTCACAAAGTTGTTCTATCTATTAACAGAACCATGCTTAGAGAAACCGTTTGTTGGCCCGATGATATTGGAAGAGTTATGtatcaatttaaacaaattgctGGTATGCCGCTTGTTTGTGGAGCAGTTGATGGAACACTTATTAAAGTTGTGCACCTAGTTTACATGAACCAGCTTTTGTTGATCGCCATGGAAACCACTCTTTAAATATTATGCTTGTTTGTGGTCCTTCGTTAAAATTTTACTACGTTTCCGCTAACTGGCCTGGTAGCGTAAGTGATGCGAGAGTTCTGCGAACTAGTTCATTATTCCAAAGAATGGAAAACGGTTGGCGACCATTTCCAGGATCTGTATTGCTGGGAGACTCCATTTATCCACTTAAATCATGGCTTATTCCACCTGTTTTACGAAATGACGGTGACGCTTCGCAAATGCGATTTCTAAGAGctcataaaacgactcgcagagtagttgaatgtgctataggcattttaaaagaaaaatttccttgCCTCAATTATGTTCGACTGAGAAATACAGTGTTTGCTTGCGAAATGATAAAATGTTGCGTCACTCTTTGCAACATATCAAAAGCAGATAACGAACAATATAACATAGAGGAGGAAGAAAATGCCAATGATGACAACATAGATGCAGAAGAACAAGATGAAATAGATATAGGAGCTGAGGAGAAACTTaactatttttacaattattttcgtaataattaattaaaatataggaCAATAAAAGAAAGGTTAGGACGTATAAAAGAaactacaatatatttttttaaatgcaaaattgttctttatttaccttttttatttagatagataacaattttttttaaatcagtcatAGTTTTTCATTAATACCGATTACATCACcttcttcatttaaaatatattcagtaaTATTTTGTGTGTCCTTTTGCTCTTCAATATGGCTTGTAAGGTTACAGTGACTTACATTAAGTGACCTTTCTTTATCCCACACTTCCAACTCCAATTTTCGGACTTCTAGTTCAAGTTTTTTTCTCTTGAGGTCCTCGAGGTATTTTGTTTCATTGGAATTTTGGACAATGATTTTTCTCTTAAGACATCCTGCAACcgaaaacaattaattttagtaaaaaggtCAAATCAAATGATGGAAAAAGGACAGTGTAGGGAATGATAAATACACGCTTGGAAAACTTACTTGGAAAGGTTACTTTctatgtacaaaaataaacgagttttttggtggaaaaataaaaaatataagtaataatcattttatgAGGACAGTCTTTATCGAGGTCTTTAGCTAATGGAAATGTATTTTTGTCCAGCTGTAGCCTTCTATCCAAAGCCAGCtggaattgaaaattaatttaggaaCTATCGATAATAACCTCTTGTTAACTTTTGGGACTTCAGCGGTGGGCTTACGACATCTTCAAATGTATTTCCCACATCCTCTTTTATCTCTGTTACATCAGGTAATGTCTCAGTATTAGTCGGTAGAGTTTGGGTTACAACCTCTTCCTCCATTGAATCCGCGACCCCGATTCCTTCTATAACTGGAgagttttttccaattatttcaaTTACTAGCTTGTCGGTGTCACCAAGTTTCGAATCGGGGCCGCCATCTGATCCAGTTTTTTTTGCGTTATCAAGtttgatctaaaaaatatcttcaattaaaatacaaagtatattagtttttattttaaa
The sequence above is a segment of the Anthonomus grandis grandis chromosome 20, icAntGran1.3, whole genome shotgun sequence genome. Coding sequences within it:
- the LOC126747879 gene encoding uncharacterized protein LOC126747879, whose amino-acid sequence is MGGLNRTCSVHPINKSRKRFGQYHTLFFELKQHPDRFFEYLRMDIATFNYILEKVSPCLQMNWTNYNKQPIGPEERLVITLRYCATGESFKSLSFTFRMGATTVGSIVKETVNAVWNILQPIHLPVPTQNDFIKISEDYMKIWNFPNCLGALDGKHVKIKCPSHSGSMFFNYKKFFSIVLQAVCDANYRFTVIEVGGYGRQSDGGTFQSSAFSKLLSKKQLNVPNEQSLPHTQIRMPFVFIADEAYPLQENLLKPYSRQTLNPERQYFNQRLSRARKTIECSFGIIYAKWRILSKAIETNEQLADITIKAICLLHNIIMDKEGFERHLKLVTESPANNNFTRPNWNARGRVPNQAIFIRDTFKDYLNNFPIQYE
- the LOC126747965 gene encoding uncharacterized protein LOC126747965 produces the protein MSKIRSKRSEKQVKQQNFLRKIKDMKDSLFGQFSTTLTKETKRSAWMEVRDYAVSIGLITCEKDYTYVRDATWPNIRNRTMIKLDNAKKTGSDGGPDSKLGDTDKLVIEIIGKNSPVIEGIGVADSMEEEVVTQTLPTNTETLPDVTEIKEDVGNTFEDVVSPPLKSQKLTRGCLKRKIIVQNSNETKYLEDLKRKKLELEVRKLELEVWDKERSLNVSHCNLTSHIEEQKDTQNITEYILNEEGDVIGINEKL